The sequence ATTCCATCGGAGCGTGGGCTAAATTTCCCATAGCGCCTGAGAGTTTGCCATAGCTGATCGTATCTTTTGCGTCTTTGATAAGCTTTAGCGCCCTTGCGATCTCGTCATACCAGATGGCAAGTACAAGGCCAAAGGTTATCGGTTCGCCGTGGATGCCGTGGCTTCTGCCAACCATGAGCGTGTGCTTGTGCTCGTTTGCTCTGTCTTTGACTGCCTGCATAAACTCCTCTACGTCGCTGATGATGAGCTCTAGGCTCTCTTTCATCTGAAGGGCGACAGCTGTGTCGATGCAGTCGCTTGAGGTCATGCCGTAGTGCACGAACCTGCTCTCCTCACCAAGGCTCTCGCTGACGCTTGTTAAAAATGCGATGACGTCATGCTTTGTCGTCTTTTCTATCTCATCGATACGAGCCACTTCAAATTTAGCGTTTTTGCAAATTTTCTCGCAGTCGCCATCACTTATGAAGCCAAGCTTATTCCAAGCTTTAACAGCAGCTTTTTCTACCTTGAGCCAAGCGTCGTATTTTGCTTGCATACTCCACTTATCAGCCATCTCTTTGCGTGAGTATCTTTCGACCATTGTTGAACCTTTTTGTATTAGTTTTTCTTTATCATAAAAGTAAATTTTAGCCTTGAAAGCCAAAAATCACATCGTATAATTTTATAAAATTTAAGTTTGGATTATATAAAATCCGTGCTGAAATGTCGGTTATATACTTATAAATTTATGCTTAAGATAGCTCACTCGTTTTTAAAAGGATTACCTTGCCATACGTAAATAGATTTATTGCCACTGCAAACAAACAAAAAGCGTATGAAATTTTAATGAAAACTGGCTTTAGTATGAGAGAGGCGCAACGACTAATAGATAAAGGTAGGCTGATATGTGGCGGCAGTGTCGTGAGTGAGAAAAATGCCATTTTGAGTGGCGATATTTTTTTGATCGACTATGAGGCTGAGCCAAAGGGACTTAAGCCGATCTTTGAGTGCGAAAGCTTTGCGGTATTTGACAAGCCAAGCGGGGTGCTGAGCCATCCAAATGGTAGACACTGCGAATACTCACTAAATGATGAAATTTACACGCTTTTTGGACGAGATGCGAGCGTGGCACATAGGCTAGACTTTGAGACGAGTGGCGTGATAGTCGTTGGAAAAGACAGAAATTCTACGATTAGACTAAAGAAAATTTTTGAAGACAGAGAGGTTTTTAAAAGCTACGTCGCGATGGTACAAGGCAAGATCGAACGAGAATTTACGATCGATGCCAAAATGGATCTAGCAAACAACTACGACGATGTGAAAATGCGAATGCAAATTTGCGAAAACGGTAAGAGTGCTTTGACTAAAATTTTGCCGATCAGATATTTTGACGATATCAATACGACTTTGGTTCGGGCTATTCCACTCACTGGCAGACAACATCAAATTCGCTTACATTTGTTTCATGTGAAACACAAGATACTTGGTGAACCACTTTATGGTTTGTCACGTCCGCAGATCGAGAAAATTTTAGATAAAGAGATGAGCGAGTGTGAACGGATAAATTTAACTGGAGCAAAAAGGCTCTTGCTTCACTCGGACGAGATTTCTTTTAAATTTGATGAAATTTTTTATAACATAAAAAGTAAATTTGACGCTGAAAGCGAGTTTTATAGATTTGCAAAAGAAGGTTTACTTTAGTCTAAAATTTTTTAATAAATTTCTATTTCTCATAAACCTTTACCTACGTTTTGCCAAAGTTTATCACTTTTAAATACCACAATGATAATTTTGTAGTTTATGCAATTAATGCTCCATTTTATTTCTTTATGAGAGCTAGGCTTTATCTTAATGTTAAGGCTTAGATTTTATGCCTATCTTTTTCATCTTTTAAAACTTTTAAAATAAGCCCTAATCCAAGTAAAACCACAACAACAATAAAGACTATTTCGGCTATATCAAGCGCACTCATTCTAACTCACACTGGCTTTACTATTTCTTCGAGTGACTGTGTTTTTGAATTTTTATTACCAGCAATAGCTTTAAATTTTGCATTTTCATTGCGTTGTTTTAATTGCCCACAAGCTGCACTTATGTCAAGCCCTTTGCTCTGTCTAATCGTACAAGTGACGCCATGATCTCTTAGATATTCTTGAAATTTTAGCATGCTGGCAAGCTCAGGTCGTCCAAATTCACTGCCCTCATGTGGGTTAAAATAGATCAAATTTACCTTTGCCTTGATACCATGCAGCAGTTTTACCAGCTTTTTTGCATCACTAACGCTGTCATTTAGGTCTTTGATAACAAGGTATTCAAACATCACGCGTTTGCGCATATTGATAGGAAATCCCCTAACAGCATCCATAACAGCCTCAATATTATACGCCTTATTTATCGGCATTAGACGGCTTCTAAGCTCATTAGTAACAGCATGAAGCGATATGGCCAATAACACACCAAGATCCATCTCACCAAGCTTTTTTATCTGGCTGCCAAGGCCACTAGTTGAAACGGTTTGACGACATGGAGATATGGCTAGACCCTCGTTAAGAGCTAAAATTTTGATAGCTTTACTAACGTTTGCAAGATTATCAAGTGGCTCACCCATACCCATATAAACGATATTTATGCGTCTTTCATAAGGTATCTTATTCTCTCTTTTTATCCATAAAATTTGCCCCACAATCTCGCCTGCAGTCAAATTTCTAACAAGCCCACCCTTTGCTGTTAGACAAAAAGCACAGCCCATTTTACAGCCAACCTGCGAGCTAACACAAACCGTATAGCGAGCATGGCGACTGATCTTTCCATTCTCATCACTTATCTCCTCTTTCATCGGTAGCAAAACGCTCTCTATCTTTAGCCCATCTTTTAGCTCAAAAAGATACTTGATCGAACCATCACTACTTTGCTCAAATTTCACACATTTTAAAGGATCGATATAAAATTTTTCAGCTAGACCTTGACGCATATCTTTAGGCAAATTTAGCATTTGGCTGAAATCGGTTGCATTTTTCTTATATATCCACTCGTAGATTTGTATTGCTCTAAATGGTGGAGAAACTAACTCTTTTAGCTCATCGATACTAAGATCAAGCAAATTTATCACATATTTTCCTTTATATATTTTGTTAGAATTTTCTTGGCCTCTACGTGATTTTTTACAAAAT comes from Campylobacter concisus and encodes:
- a CDS encoding pseudouridine synthase family protein, coding for MPYVNRFIATANKQKAYEILMKTGFSMREAQRLIDKGRLICGGSVVSEKNAILSGDIFLIDYEAEPKGLKPIFECESFAVFDKPSGVLSHPNGRHCEYSLNDEIYTLFGRDASVAHRLDFETSGVIVVGKDRNSTIRLKKIFEDREVFKSYVAMVQGKIEREFTIDAKMDLANNYDDVKMRMQICENGKSALTKILPIRYFDDINTTLVRAIPLTGRQHQIRLHLFHVKHKILGEPLYGLSRPQIEKILDKEMSECERINLTGAKRLLLHSDEISFKFDEIFYNIKSKFDAESEFYRFAKEGLL
- the rlmN gene encoding 23S rRNA (adenine(2503)-C(2))-methyltransferase RlmN, with product MINLLDLSIDELKELVSPPFRAIQIYEWIYKKNATDFSQMLNLPKDMRQGLAEKFYIDPLKCVKFEQSSDGSIKYLFELKDGLKIESVLLPMKEEISDENGKISRHARYTVCVSSQVGCKMGCAFCLTAKGGLVRNLTAGEIVGQILWIKRENKIPYERRINIVYMGMGEPLDNLANVSKAIKILALNEGLAISPCRQTVSTSGLGSQIKKLGEMDLGVLLAISLHAVTNELRSRLMPINKAYNIEAVMDAVRGFPINMRKRVMFEYLVIKDLNDSVSDAKKLVKLLHGIKAKVNLIYFNPHEGSEFGRPELASMLKFQEYLRDHGVTCTIRQSKGLDISAACGQLKQRNENAKFKAIAGNKNSKTQSLEEIVKPV